One genomic segment of Vulgatibacter sp. includes these proteins:
- a CDS encoding RAD55 family ATPase has product MIEESELPPLLQRIPTGVRGLDGILGGGLFQAGIYILAGRPGAGKTTIANQMCFDHVRGGGRALYVTLLAETHGRMMAQLRQMSFFDMQAVGGPVKYINGFSAVESRGLAGLLELVRNGIREHRATLLVLDGMVTASNFANSTVDYKRFINELQTWVGVIGCTVLFLTSAGGAPGEQPEHTMVDGIIELRNSTFGLRTLRELSVTKFRGSAFTEGGHPYRITSDGVVVFPRLEGYISPPPPFDPGRQELRPFGVSRFDTMLGGGVGSGSTTLLLGSSGSGKTILGLHFLAEGARRGEKGLHFGFYEMPGPLMDKADRIGLGFRAHVEAGRIVLHWQVAAERILDALASELLDLVRTHGIKRLFIDGLVGFKETVYADRLAGFFSVLVKELSCLGVTTVITEETRELFVREIEIPTSGVSAIFDNIVFMRQVEIGSELHRLISVMKTRDSAHDRGLFAFDITGSGIEVGEKFPGPLAILGQARDPNAPDPANGAP; this is encoded by the coding sequence ATGATCGAGGAGAGCGAGCTCCCTCCTCTGCTTCAGCGGATCCCCACCGGCGTTCGAGGCCTCGACGGGATCCTCGGCGGTGGCCTCTTCCAGGCGGGGATCTACATCCTCGCCGGCAGGCCCGGCGCCGGGAAGACCACCATCGCCAACCAGATGTGCTTCGACCACGTGCGGGGCGGTGGTCGGGCGCTCTACGTGACGCTGCTCGCCGAGACCCACGGGCGGATGATGGCGCAGCTCCGCCAGATGAGCTTCTTCGACATGCAGGCGGTGGGCGGGCCGGTGAAGTACATCAACGGCTTCTCGGCGGTGGAGAGCCGCGGCCTCGCCGGTCTGCTCGAGCTGGTGCGCAACGGGATCCGTGAGCACCGGGCCACGCTGCTCGTCCTCGACGGCATGGTCACCGCGAGCAACTTCGCCAACTCGACCGTCGACTACAAGCGCTTCATCAACGAGCTCCAGACCTGGGTCGGCGTGATCGGCTGCACGGTGCTCTTCCTCACCAGCGCCGGCGGCGCTCCCGGCGAGCAGCCCGAGCACACGATGGTCGACGGCATCATCGAGCTGCGCAATTCGACGTTCGGCCTGCGCACGCTGCGCGAGCTCTCCGTCACCAAATTCCGCGGCAGCGCCTTCACCGAGGGCGGCCACCCGTACCGGATCACCTCCGACGGCGTCGTCGTCTTTCCCCGGCTCGAGGGCTACATCTCGCCGCCGCCACCCTTCGACCCCGGGCGCCAGGAACTCCGCCCCTTCGGTGTCTCCCGCTTCGACACGATGCTCGGCGGGGGCGTGGGCAGCGGCTCCACGACGCTGCTGCTCGGCTCCTCCGGATCCGGCAAGACGATCCTCGGCCTCCACTTCCTCGCGGAGGGCGCCCGCCGTGGCGAGAAGGGGCTCCACTTCGGCTTCTACGAGATGCCCGGTCCGCTCATGGACAAAGCGGATCGGATCGGGCTCGGCTTCAGGGCCCACGTGGAGGCCGGGCGGATCGTCCTCCACTGGCAGGTCGCCGCGGAGCGGATCCTCGATGCGCTGGCCAGCGAGCTGCTCGATCTCGTTCGCACCCATGGCATCAAGCGGCTCTTCATCGACGGCCTCGTCGGCTTCAAGGAGACCGTCTACGCCGACCGGCTCGCCGGCTTCTTCTCCGTGCTGGTGAAGGAGCTCTCCTGCCTCGGGGTGACCACGGTGATCACCGAGGAGACGCGCGAGCTCTTCGTGCGGGAGATCGAGATCCCCACCTCCGGCGTGTCGGCCATCTTCGACAACATCGTCTTCATGCGCCAGGTGGAGATCGGCTCCGAGCTCCACCGCCTCATCTCGGTGATGAAGACCCGCGACAGCGCCCACGACCGCGGCCTCTTCGCGTTCGACATCACCGGCAGCGGCATCGAGGTCGGTGAGAAGTTCCCCGGGCCGCTGGCGATCCTCGGGCAGGCGCGGGATCCGAACGCCCCCGACCCAGCGAACGGAGCGCCGTAG
- a CDS encoding response regulator, with the protein MEARPLTVLVVDDEFTIVETLAEILSWEGYRVVTAPNGREGLAALEKDVPDLVLLDMMMPVMDGLQMLEEMRRRPEVRHVPVVLMTAAPMQLPRGEQLYDALLLKPFGLDALTRTLGKVLGRQL; encoded by the coding sequence GTGGAGGCGCGCCCCCTGACCGTGCTGGTGGTGGACGACGAGTTCACCATCGTGGAGACCCTGGCGGAGATCCTCTCGTGGGAAGGATACCGCGTGGTCACCGCGCCGAACGGCAGGGAGGGGCTCGCTGCGCTCGAGAAGGACGTTCCCGATCTGGTGCTGCTCGACATGATGATGCCGGTGATGGACGGGCTGCAGATGCTCGAGGAGATGCGCCGCCGGCCGGAGGTCCGCCACGTGCCGGTGGTCTTGATGACTGCGGCGCCGATGCAGCTTCCCAGGGGCGAGCAGCTCTACGACGCGCTGCTGCTCAAGCCCTTCGGACTCGATGCGCTGACGAGGACCCTCGGCAAGGTGCTGGGCCGGCAGCTCTAA
- a CDS encoding sensor histidine kinase, translating to MPEIGTEPAAAQDDVPSALGPENAVLRQELQLARARIVELEAALGDAASATESLIATVSHELRTPLGTLSMGVEAITRRVRNCADEVPAEWLVQRLGRLHRAVGRIDQLLATFLSAAQLQAGRIVPAASDADLVEIVRQLVEQHADALAWAGCACTVVGAPCLEGRWDPVHVEQIVANLLGNAMKYAPGQPIEIAIEREGAEACIHVRDHGPGIEPGDRERLFERFVRLPSAMRVTGFGLGLWIARHLAEVNGGGVSVDSCRGAGTTFTVRLPLQA from the coding sequence ATGCCCGAAATCGGAACCGAGCCCGCCGCAGCCCAGGACGATGTGCCCTCGGCCCTCGGCCCAGAGAACGCGGTGCTGCGGCAGGAGCTGCAGCTCGCCAGGGCCCGGATCGTCGAGCTCGAAGCGGCGCTCGGCGATGCGGCCAGCGCCACCGAATCCCTGATCGCCACCGTCTCCCACGAGCTGCGTACCCCCCTGGGCACGTTGTCGATGGGCGTGGAGGCGATCACGCGCCGCGTTCGCAACTGCGCCGACGAGGTCCCCGCCGAGTGGCTGGTGCAGCGCCTCGGGCGGCTCCACCGCGCGGTCGGGCGGATCGACCAGCTCCTCGCCACCTTCCTCAGCGCCGCGCAGCTCCAGGCGGGCCGCATCGTCCCTGCAGCCTCCGACGCGGATCTCGTCGAGATCGTGCGGCAGTTGGTGGAGCAGCACGCCGATGCGCTCGCGTGGGCAGGCTGCGCCTGCACCGTCGTCGGCGCTCCCTGCCTCGAGGGCCGCTGGGATCCGGTTCACGTCGAGCAGATCGTCGCCAACCTCCTCGGCAACGCGATGAAGTACGCGCCGGGCCAGCCCATCGAGATTGCGATCGAGCGGGAGGGAGCGGAGGCCTGCATCCACGTCCGCGACCACGGCCCCGGGATCGAGCCGGGGGATCGGGAGCGGCTCTTCGAGCGCTTCGTCCGCCTGCCGTCGGCGATGCGGGTGACCGGCTTCGGCCTGGGCCTCTGGATCGCCCGCCACCTCGCGGAGGTGAACGGCGGCGGCGTCTCCGTGGACAGCTGCAGGGGCGCGGGCACCACCTTCACCGTCCGGCTACCACTCCAGGCTTAG
- a CDS encoding M23 family metallopeptidase, whose amino-acid sequence MRRLALVLAAALVASLSACSGAEPEATPAPVEAPPPPPPPAQEPPRNLTVQSGQMKNNESISVALGRLGVELTKVHEIVAALDGIFDFRKARPGDEFRVTTENGALHLFEFRRGPVEEYLVHPDGDKLVGKAREFEITTEVVRVSATLESSLYEALLAAGEDPSLAVEMGEVLAWDIDFYNDPRKGDTFQLLVERHTHDGKRIGYGALLAAEYDGQLVGKKRVFRYDNPRSGQVEYFGENGEAARRAFLKSPLKFAHVSSRYGMRRHPTLKYMKKHEGVDYAAGTGTPVWSVGDGTVTKAGWGGACGKMVAIRHNNGLESIYCHFSRIAEGIRPGAKVAQKRVIGYVGTTGRSTGPHLHYAVKRKGAFVNPLALKFPPADPIPDADLPAFRAAIDPYVLQLDGNAAFATTESAPQPTVQ is encoded by the coding sequence ATGCGTCGCCTCGCCCTCGTCCTCGCCGCTGCCCTCGTGGCCAGCCTCTCGGCCTGCTCCGGCGCCGAGCCGGAAGCAACCCCAGCGCCCGTCGAGGCGCCGCCTCCTCCGCCGCCACCGGCGCAGGAGCCGCCCCGCAACCTCACGGTGCAGTCGGGGCAGATGAAGAACAACGAGAGCATCTCGGTGGCCCTCGGCCGCCTGGGCGTCGAGCTCACGAAGGTCCACGAGATCGTCGCTGCCCTCGACGGGATCTTCGATTTCCGCAAGGCCCGCCCAGGCGACGAGTTCCGGGTCACCACCGAGAACGGCGCCCTGCACCTCTTCGAGTTCCGCCGCGGTCCGGTGGAGGAGTACCTGGTCCATCCAGACGGCGACAAGCTCGTCGGCAAGGCCCGGGAGTTCGAGATCACCACCGAGGTGGTGCGCGTCTCCGCGACCCTCGAGTCCTCGCTCTACGAGGCGCTCCTCGCGGCAGGTGAGGATCCCTCCCTCGCGGTGGAGATGGGCGAGGTCCTCGCCTGGGACATCGACTTCTACAACGACCCCCGCAAGGGCGACACGTTCCAGCTGCTGGTCGAACGGCACACCCACGACGGCAAGCGCATCGGCTACGGCGCGCTCCTCGCCGCCGAGTACGACGGGCAGCTCGTCGGCAAGAAGCGGGTCTTCCGCTACGACAACCCGCGCTCCGGCCAGGTCGAGTACTTCGGCGAGAACGGCGAGGCGGCGCGGCGCGCCTTCCTCAAGAGCCCGCTCAAATTCGCCCACGTCAGCTCGCGCTACGGCATGCGCCGCCACCCCACCCTCAAGTACATGAAGAAGCACGAGGGCGTGGACTACGCCGCCGGCACCGGCACCCCGGTCTGGTCGGTGGGCGACGGCACCGTCACCAAGGCCGGCTGGGGCGGGGCCTGCGGCAAGATGGTGGCGATCCGCCACAACAACGGCCTCGAGTCGATCTACTGCCACTTCTCGCGGATCGCCGAGGGGATCCGCCCCGGCGCCAAGGTCGCGCAGAAGCGGGTGATCGGCTACGTCGGCACCACCGGCCGCTCCACCGGACCGCATCTCCACTACGCGGTGAAGCGCAAGGGCGCCTTCGTCAACCCGCTCGCGCTCAAATTCCCGCCGGCGGATCCGATCCCCGACGCAGACCTGCCGGCCTTCCGCGCGGCGATCGATCCCTACGTGCTCCAGCTCGACGGCAACGCGGCGTTCGCGACCACCGAGTCGGCACCGCAGCCCACGGTGCAGTAG
- a CDS encoding DUF481 domain-containing protein, producing the protein MVPRLAALLLLLLAAPAAMAADEAAPPEAEEPPEAAQVAELPSAAPSVEGVRAVYALVKPTMRFDFLSEFLLEIDGAVGNREAAQLLLVGGVLWQFQPGWVSTTAGRVFLQQTFDTNTGESAQINQRIDRFLKEDLSVFASGVVRHNPFQGIRLHWFGVLGASYTVWLDEEPGLEVPHHWWVVHVGGFYGREYYVVPPQAPPDSVLEEDERANAGLTVGGWYRHVIADGVFFTFEADLFSDFNEPDNFHMVTSALLTTRLVGPLSFVVGVGLGFDGEQPLPSLRRTDFVYNTALRLAFGR; encoded by the coding sequence ATGGTCCCCCGGCTCGCTGCGCTCCTGCTCCTGCTCCTCGCCGCGCCAGCTGCGATGGCAGCCGACGAGGCGGCGCCACCCGAGGCGGAGGAGCCACCAGAAGCAGCGCAGGTGGCGGAGCTGCCGTCCGCAGCGCCCAGCGTCGAGGGCGTGCGTGCCGTCTACGCCCTGGTCAAGCCGACGATGCGCTTCGACTTCCTCTCCGAGTTCCTTCTCGAGATCGATGGGGCCGTCGGGAACCGCGAGGCGGCGCAATTGCTCCTCGTCGGCGGCGTCCTCTGGCAGTTCCAGCCGGGCTGGGTCTCGACCACGGCGGGCCGCGTCTTCCTCCAGCAGACTTTCGACACCAACACCGGCGAGAGCGCGCAGATCAACCAGCGCATCGACCGCTTCCTGAAGGAGGACCTCTCGGTCTTCGCCTCGGGGGTGGTGCGCCACAATCCCTTCCAGGGGATCCGGCTGCACTGGTTCGGCGTCCTCGGTGCGAGCTACACCGTGTGGCTCGACGAGGAGCCGGGCCTCGAGGTGCCGCACCATTGGTGGGTGGTGCACGTGGGCGGTTTCTACGGGCGCGAGTACTACGTCGTCCCGCCGCAGGCGCCGCCCGATTCGGTGCTCGAGGAGGACGAGCGGGCGAACGCGGGGCTGACCGTGGGCGGCTGGTACCGGCACGTCATCGCCGACGGCGTCTTCTTCACCTTCGAGGCGGATCTCTTCTCGGATTTCAACGAGCCCGACAACTTCCACATGGTCACGTCGGCGCTGCTCACCACGCGCCTCGTGGGGCCACTCTCCTTCGTCGTCGGCGTGGGGCTCGGCTTCGACGGCGAGCAGCCGCTGCCGTCGCTCCGCCGGACGGACTTCGTCTACAACACGGCGCTGCGGCTCGCCTTCGGCAGGTGA
- a CDS encoding response regulator transcription factor, which produces MSNGAAAGARILIVEDDPSILYGLKHNLSYEGFEVMTARDGEEGLKLALERSPDVVILDVMLPGRNGFEVLKELRAKSQMGVVMLSAKGAETDKVLGLDLGADDYVAKPFGLAELLARVKAVLRRRNGENEKRDIRFGDVTVHTEAQQVERGGELVDLTPQEYRLLLYFIEREGKALSRDSILDGAWGHGYVGTTRTVDNFVRNLRVKLEEDPEEPRHFVTVRGFGYRFVR; this is translated from the coding sequence GTGAGCAACGGGGCAGCGGCAGGTGCACGGATCCTCATCGTCGAAGACGACCCTTCGATCCTCTACGGCCTCAAGCACAACCTCTCCTACGAGGGCTTCGAGGTGATGACCGCCCGCGACGGCGAGGAGGGCTTGAAGCTCGCACTGGAGCGCTCCCCCGACGTGGTGATCCTCGACGTGATGCTCCCCGGGCGGAACGGCTTCGAGGTGCTCAAGGAGCTCCGCGCCAAATCGCAGATGGGCGTGGTGATGCTCTCGGCGAAGGGCGCCGAGACCGACAAGGTCCTCGGCCTCGATCTCGGCGCCGACGACTACGTGGCCAAGCCCTTCGGCCTGGCGGAGCTGCTCGCCAGGGTGAAGGCGGTGCTGCGGCGCCGCAACGGCGAGAACGAGAAGCGCGACATCCGCTTCGGCGACGTCACCGTCCACACCGAGGCGCAGCAGGTGGAGCGCGGCGGCGAGCTGGTGGACCTCACGCCGCAGGAGTACCGGCTGCTCCTCTACTTCATCGAGCGCGAGGGGAAGGCGCTCTCCCGCGACTCGATCCTCGACGGCGCCTGGGGCCACGGCTACGTGGGCACCACCCGCACCGTCGACAACTTCGTGCGCAACCTCCGGGTGAAGCTCGAGGAGGATCCGGAGGAGCCGCGCCACTTCGTCACCGTGCGCGGCTTCGGCTACCGCTTCGTGCGCTGA
- a CDS encoding sensor histidine kinase, giving the protein MRRADLFDFRKVFYLLIFTVCVPSLALSTFGILAIKHERAAVEKKLEELYGQKLDRLAEALAAEISAAERAATPTELALARRVPALAAQMFPEEHARFELVRLGETRDEDAIQALLRSIANKAPAAVAAELGPPIVERPLTGALSGNSLVVRLPGDDSPASIALTNRVVYVVLLALFYGFIAVGIVLTSRAVYREAKLSRLKSDFVSHVSHELRTPLTSIRLFVETLRLHRVRSEAEREECLEHLDKEAERLAELVDRLLDWARIESGRKVYRKIPVAAASVAREAVAVFERQQLAPEGLVELTIAPEVGQVEVDRDALALVLFNLLVNAWKYTAEEKEIHLRVHGSGKRVAFEVADNGPGIPKSERKRIFEQFYRVDDLLTRKTEGTGLGLAIAKRIVEDHGGRIEIGGEVGRGSRFTVILPRVEASA; this is encoded by the coding sequence GTGCGCCGCGCCGACCTCTTCGATTTTCGCAAGGTCTTCTACCTGCTCATCTTCACGGTCTGCGTGCCGTCGCTGGCCCTCTCCACCTTCGGCATCCTCGCGATCAAGCACGAGCGCGCCGCGGTGGAGAAGAAGCTCGAGGAGCTCTACGGCCAGAAGCTCGACCGCCTCGCCGAAGCCCTCGCCGCCGAGATCTCCGCAGCCGAACGCGCCGCCACGCCGACCGAGCTCGCCCTCGCCCGCCGCGTCCCGGCCCTGGCGGCGCAGATGTTCCCGGAGGAGCACGCCCGCTTCGAGCTGGTCCGGCTCGGCGAGACCCGCGACGAGGACGCGATCCAGGCCCTCCTCCGCTCCATCGCCAACAAGGCCCCCGCCGCCGTGGCGGCGGAGCTCGGCCCCCCCATCGTGGAGCGCCCGCTCACCGGCGCCCTCTCCGGCAACAGCCTCGTGGTTCGGCTGCCCGGTGACGACTCGCCGGCGTCGATCGCGCTGACCAACCGCGTCGTCTACGTCGTCCTCCTCGCCCTCTTCTACGGCTTCATCGCGGTGGGCATCGTGCTCACCTCCCGCGCGGTCTACCGGGAGGCGAAGCTCTCCCGGCTCAAGAGCGATTTCGTCTCGCACGTGAGCCACGAGTTGCGCACGCCGCTCACCTCGATCCGCCTCTTCGTGGAGACCCTGCGCCTGCACCGCGTGCGCAGCGAGGCGGAGCGCGAGGAGTGCCTCGAGCACCTGGACAAGGAGGCCGAGCGTCTCGCCGAGCTCGTCGATCGGCTCCTCGACTGGGCGCGGATCGAGAGCGGCCGCAAGGTCTACCGGAAGATCCCCGTCGCCGCCGCCTCGGTGGCCCGCGAGGCGGTCGCCGTCTTCGAACGGCAGCAACTCGCGCCGGAAGGACTGGTCGAGCTCACCATCGCCCCGGAGGTCGGGCAGGTCGAGGTCGACCGCGATGCGCTCGCCCTCGTACTCTTCAACCTCCTCGTCAACGCCTGGAAGTACACGGCCGAGGAGAAGGAGATCCACCTCCGGGTCCACGGCAGCGGCAAGCGGGTCGCCTTCGAGGTGGCGGACAACGGGCCGGGCATCCCGAAGAGCGAGCGGAAGCGGATCTTCGAGCAATTCTACCGGGTGGACGATCTGCTCACCCGCAAGACCGAAGGCACGGGGCTGGGCCTTGCGATCGCCAAGCGGATCGTCGAGGACCACGGGGGCCGGATCGAGATCGGCGGAGAAGTCGGCAGGGGCAGCAGGTTCACGGTGATCCTGCCCCGGGTGGAGGCGAGCGCGTGA
- the corA gene encoding magnesium/cobalt transporter CorA produces MSEGQRRHRRPPAGSDPSVLATGARTGEAPLRLVQYDAHRFESRALLEVAACADFLSRPGVTWIDLEGPGRVELAALQQLLGLHPLAVADAAHPPQRPHYSLYGNFELFVLAAADDGAGHEQVSLFLGDGWIVTIRERAGDPFEPVRQRLEGAVGPIRARDAAFLAAALIATLVEEFFEPLELFRESIEELEDAVLGGSRKPLFGSLHRLRRRLLGLRRAIGPMREAILRALRAESHRWNADAKLHLREAGEDAAQLLEMVETAQGSAASLGDLYLSVVGSRTNEVVTLLTLVSTLFLPMTFLAGVWGMNFRFMPELEWRYGYLFAWAVLLGSAAVQAILFARKGWFRSLRAPWGASEVGERGTLAARRRKRVRPRRAAARAR; encoded by the coding sequence ATGAGCGAGGGCCAGCGCAGGCACCGGCGGCCGCCGGCAGGGTCCGATCCATCCGTCCTGGCGACGGGGGCGCGGACCGGCGAGGCGCCCCTGCGGCTCGTCCAGTACGACGCGCACCGCTTCGAGAGCCGGGCGCTCCTCGAGGTGGCCGCCTGCGCCGACTTCCTCTCGCGGCCTGGCGTCACCTGGATCGACCTCGAGGGACCGGGCCGGGTGGAGCTCGCCGCGCTGCAGCAACTCCTCGGGCTCCATCCCCTGGCGGTCGCCGACGCTGCCCATCCGCCGCAGCGCCCGCACTACTCGCTCTACGGCAACTTCGAGCTCTTCGTCCTCGCTGCTGCGGACGACGGGGCCGGGCACGAGCAGGTGAGCCTCTTTCTCGGCGACGGCTGGATCGTCACGATCCGGGAGCGGGCCGGAGATCCCTTCGAGCCGGTGCGGCAGCGCCTCGAAGGTGCCGTGGGCCCGATCCGGGCGCGCGACGCCGCCTTCCTCGCAGCGGCGCTGATCGCCACGCTGGTGGAGGAGTTCTTCGAGCCGCTGGAGCTCTTCCGCGAATCGATCGAGGAGCTCGAGGACGCGGTGCTCGGCGGCAGCCGCAAGCCGCTCTTCGGCTCGCTCCACCGGCTGCGGCGCCGGCTGCTCGGCCTGCGGCGGGCCATCGGTCCGATGCGGGAAGCGATCCTCCGGGCGCTGCGCGCCGAATCGCACCGGTGGAACGCCGATGCGAAGCTCCATCTGCGCGAGGCCGGCGAGGATGCGGCGCAGCTCCTCGAGATGGTGGAGACGGCACAGGGATCCGCCGCGTCCCTCGGCGACCTCTACCTCTCGGTCGTCGGCTCGCGGACCAACGAGGTGGTGACCCTGCTCACCCTGGTTTCGACGCTCTTCCTGCCGATGACCTTCCTTGCCGGCGTGTGGGGCATGAACTTCCGCTTCATGCCGGAGCTCGAGTGGCGGTACGGCTACCTCTTCGCGTGGGCGGTGCTCCTCGGTTCGGCTGCGGTGCAGGCGATCCTCTTCGCGCGCAAGGGCTGGTTCCGCTCGCTTCGGGCACCTTGGGGAGCCAGCGAGGTCGGCGAGCGGGGGACGCTCGCCGCAAGGCGGAGGAAGCGCGTGCGCCCGCGGCGGGCGGCGGCGCGGGCGCGCTGA
- a CDS encoding multicopper oxidase family protein yields MDRRSFMKMTGLAAAGASILASADAVAAPLARAGIGRGNSRLVTPNGQALQWRIVDGVKVGHLVAEAFEHEFAPGMKAEVWGYNGGTPGPTIEANEGDRVRIYVTNKLPEATTVHWHGFVLPAGMDGVAGLNQRPIEPGETFKYEFVVKYPGTYMYHSHYDEMTQIALGMVGMFIVHPRVEPGPRVDRDFVLMAHEWKMEAGARRPDPNAMSDFNVLTFNGKAFPATAPLVVGKGERVRIRFGNLGPMDHHPIHLHGLAFNVTATDGGYVPRSAQYPETTVLVPVGSTRVIEFVPEEEGDWAMHCHMTHHVMMQMGHGLPNMVGADTRQLDRRMSRVLPAYMTMGTKGMGGMGEMPMQMPPNSLPMRGGEGPFSYIDMGGMFTVLKVRKDPDRADPNGWYAYPRGSVATTASADELARDGIAT; encoded by the coding sequence ATGGACCGCCGTTCCTTCATGAAGATGACCGGCCTCGCCGCAGCCGGCGCCTCGATCCTCGCCAGCGCCGACGCGGTCGCGGCACCACTCGCCCGCGCCGGCATCGGCCGCGGCAACTCCCGCCTCGTCACCCCCAACGGCCAGGCGCTGCAGTGGCGCATCGTCGACGGCGTCAAGGTCGGCCACCTCGTGGCCGAAGCCTTCGAGCACGAGTTCGCGCCGGGGATGAAGGCCGAGGTCTGGGGCTACAACGGCGGCACGCCGGGTCCGACCATCGAGGCCAACGAGGGCGACCGGGTCCGGATCTACGTGACCAACAAGCTGCCGGAGGCGACCACGGTCCACTGGCACGGCTTCGTGCTGCCCGCCGGCATGGATGGGGTGGCGGGTCTCAACCAGCGGCCGATCGAGCCGGGCGAGACCTTCAAATACGAGTTCGTGGTGAAGTACCCGGGCACGTACATGTACCACTCGCACTACGACGAGATGACGCAGATCGCGCTCGGCATGGTGGGCATGTTCATCGTCCACCCGCGGGTCGAGCCTGGGCCCCGCGTCGACCGCGACTTCGTGCTCATGGCCCACGAATGGAAGATGGAGGCAGGCGCGCGCCGCCCCGACCCCAACGCGATGAGCGACTTCAACGTCCTCACCTTCAACGGCAAGGCCTTCCCGGCCACCGCGCCGCTGGTGGTGGGAAAGGGCGAGCGGGTCCGCATCCGCTTCGGCAACCTGGGGCCGATGGACCACCATCCGATCCACCTCCACGGCCTCGCGTTCAACGTCACCGCCACCGACGGCGGCTACGTGCCCCGCTCGGCGCAATACCCGGAGACCACCGTGCTCGTGCCGGTGGGCAGCACGCGCGTGATCGAGTTCGTGCCGGAAGAGGAAGGCGACTGGGCGATGCATTGCCACATGACCCACCACGTGATGATGCAGATGGGGCACGGTCTCCCGAACATGGTCGGCGCCGACACGAGGCAGCTCGATCGGCGGATGAGCCGCGTGCTCCCCGCCTACATGACGATGGGGACGAAGGGCATGGGCGGGATGGGCGAGATGCCGATGCAGATGCCGCCCAACAGCCTGCCGATGCGCGGCGGCGAGGGCCCCTTCTCGTACATCGACATGGGCGGCATGTTCACGGTGCTCAAGGTGCGGAAGGATCCCGACCGCGCGGATCCGAACGGCTGGTACGCGTACCCGCGGGGCAGCGTGGCCACCACCGCCTCCGCGGACGAGCTCGCCCGTGACGGCATCGCGACCTGA
- a CDS encoding TolC family protein encodes MKRFAHTAIRRSSGSLVAAALLAAAPAAAEGGPSAASLDAPTAPLPRLGLSLETDPPLPGESTAGWYGLGPASPGNALPASARQGSGNELTLERAVEIALHNNGELRAVRHELEMTRGLQRQAGVLPNPHLELEGVPHHGAAEVAIEYPITRALLAPFRSSAAAAEVGAARLRAKAAAIRTAFEVRSAWYAAQAAQQKLALSNQALDAFVAGRDAARALLVAGNTIALDTATQEAAYEGARIRSAQLELEYHDAREKLHRLLGLHGEATTFTLPAALPAAPAAFPIEDEAAEKGAIAASIELAELQQRMEASSSRASLGSAAGWIPDVSLRAFGEREEGEWAMGGGIELSLPIFDRGQGAVAAERASLAALKARHEALATEIRSAARAARNRLRIAHAELGHYERSVLPTRAKVLEEAVLQYNAMQVGVFQLLQYRRDQLEAQLAHVDALRGYWTAAAAFEAVQSGARVEGGAAPSSAAAAPSSSGGDSH; translated from the coding sequence GTGAAACGCTTCGCCCACACCGCCATCCGCCGCAGCAGCGGCTCCCTCGTCGCCGCAGCGCTCCTCGCCGCTGCCCCCGCCGCCGCGGAAGGCGGACCCTCCGCCGCCAGCCTGGATGCGCCGACCGCCCCGCTGCCCCGCCTCGGGCTCTCCCTCGAGACCGACCCGCCGCTGCCCGGCGAGTCGACCGCCGGCTGGTACGGCCTCGGCCCTGCCTCGCCCGGAAATGCCCTGCCCGCCTCCGCCCGGCAGGGGAGCGGCAACGAGCTCACGCTCGAGCGCGCGGTGGAGATCGCCCTGCACAACAACGGCGAGCTCCGGGCGGTCCGCCACGAGCTCGAGATGACCCGCGGCCTCCAGCGCCAGGCGGGCGTCCTGCCCAACCCGCACCTCGAGCTCGAGGGCGTCCCCCACCACGGCGCCGCGGAGGTCGCCATCGAGTACCCGATCACCCGGGCGCTCCTCGCCCCCTTCCGCAGCAGCGCCGCTGCGGCGGAGGTGGGCGCCGCCAGGCTCCGGGCGAAGGCGGCGGCGATCCGGACCGCGTTCGAGGTCCGCTCCGCCTGGTACGCGGCGCAGGCTGCCCAGCAGAAGCTCGCCCTCTCCAACCAGGCCCTCGACGCCTTCGTGGCGGGACGCGACGCTGCCCGCGCGCTCCTCGTCGCCGGCAACACCATCGCCCTCGACACCGCGACGCAGGAGGCCGCCTACGAAGGCGCCCGGATCCGCTCGGCGCAGCTCGAGCTCGAGTACCACGACGCCCGGGAGAAGCTGCACCGCCTCCTCGGCCTCCACGGCGAGGCCACCACCTTCACCCTCCCCGCCGCCCTGCCCGCGGCACCGGCCGCCTTCCCCATCGAGGACGAAGCAGCGGAGAAGGGCGCCATCGCCGCGAGCATCGAGCTCGCCGAGCTGCAGCAGCGCATGGAGGCCAGCTCGAGCCGCGCCAGCCTCGGCAGCGCCGCCGGCTGGATCCCCGACGTCTCGCTCCGCGCCTTCGGCGAGCGCGAAGAGGGCGAGTGGGCGATGGGCGGCGGCATCGAGCTCTCCCTGCCGATCTTCGATCGCGGCCAGGGCGCGGTCGCCGCCGAACGCGCGAGCCTCGCAGCGCTCAAGGCGCGGCACGAGGCCCTCGCCACCGAGATCCGCTCGGCAGCCCGTGCAGCGCGCAACCGCCTCCGGATCGCCCACGCGGAGCTCGGCCACTACGAGCGCTCGGTCCTGCCCACCAGGGCGAAGGTCCTCGAGGAGGCGGTGCTCCAGTACAACGCGATGCAGGTGGGCGTCTTCCAGCTGCTCCAGTACAGGCGCGATCAGCTCGAGGCGCAGCTCGCCCACGTCGACGCGCTCCGCGGCTATTGGACCGCAGCAGCGGCCTTCGAAGCGGTGCAGTCCGGTGCGCGGGTCGAGGGCGGCGCCGCCCCCTCCTCGGCAGCGGCAGCACCTTCCTCCAGCGGCGGCGACAGCCACTAG